From the Hordeum vulgare subsp. vulgare chromosome 1H, MorexV3_pseudomolecules_assembly, whole genome shotgun sequence genome, the window TTCTCGAGTCCGCTGCACTTGCATAACAAACTGCACCAAACTCATCCTGGCAACAGTCATGCAACATCAGCAGCAGAATTCAacaagatgtcatgcaaattaaaaagaaaaaagaaaactggaACAAGTAATGGTAGCATAGCAATACATGAATTACCTCTTAAAGTGCATTTCCAAGGGATCATACATTTCTGCCCCTGAAAAATTGGTCAAATAAAAAGTTACATACACAAGATTGGGGAGAACTGCAATTAACTTCTCAAGGGAGCAATTTTAATGGAAGAAGGCATCAACCTTAGTGCCCCCACAACCATAGGATCGTAATCTAATCACGAAGACAACATGAACGCTTTTGAGATAAAGCCCTGGTGCTACAAAAGTTACTCGCGTAGCCACAGTCACAGCAGTGAGCTACGCATTAGTACCAGAGAGCGACGCAGCACAAGTACAACAGTCAAGGCCATCCACAGTGGTAAAGTGGGGTTTGGGATGTGCAGAAGTTGCTCAACCAGAAATGATATGAAGGACCGATAACGTAATGATGGAAGGACAATGGATCTAGCTGACTGCTGTAACACATGAGGTTTGGATGACAACGTGGTGGCATTTTCATGATAGATGAGGCACTGTGCAGTTTGCACAAGAGGTACTTGTGCTTCGGTATTCTGTAGTGCAAACAGCACTTGATGATAAACTTATCTCTCGTTTGATACTTAAATTTGATTCCAGGAATGGATTTGAATTGGCATCAACAATTCATTTCTGTTTATAGAAGGAATGGAATGAGGCGGTTCATTACGGCCTCAATTATCGTAACACTATGCTAATAAAACAAGTTAATTATCTCTGCTGATGACAGCAGCTGTCTCACCTTGCATACTTTTAGCATGCAGTATGTCTACCCTGTATGACTGGCCGCGGTCTTTATAGATAAATGGTACATACTGGCAGCACATTTTGTGTGTGCCGTCTGCTGCCTCATGTCAGTTTCTAACGCGTAACATGTATGATGAGGGTTAACAAACAGCTAAAAAGTCCAATGGCAACAGTGTCAATACTTGGTACTGAAATGTACAATTCATAACAAACAGAAAACCAAGAACCCGATGGATAGGATAGCATAGCATGAAACAATGCATGGCAAACCCTAGTCTATTTCTAATGTTAACGAACAGCTAAACTAATTAATCCGAAGAGCCCAAATAGTGTCAAAAGTCAGACGTTATCATGAGCACTTATAAGTTACATATATTACTAGCATACAAACCAAGAATTCGAAGATAGCATTGCTGGTTAAATCACATGgggagaaagaaggaagaagcACCTGGGGGAATGTTGAGGTACTTGGGGAAGACGCATGAGAAGCAGGCTGTGGTGAGGAGTTGTTGGTTCGGTCCGACAGAAAATTTGGCCAGTGCCTTGAGAGCTGCatgtttcatgtcaatagcgaTGGTCCAGGCTGTGTCGTCATCATGCTTCACCTTGGCCATCATGTAAAGCAAATCGTCATTGAGTGTGCTCAGAATCGGGCCATGGAACATCAGTTTCTTCAACTGCAGTTGTTGAGTCTCATCATCCCACAGCTCAGGCAATTTAGCAGAAAAACTTTTGTCAACCGAGATTTCGTCAACATCAACTGTGTAGCCCTTGCACCAATTTTTCCCAGAGACATTCATATTCCACATTGTGGCCTTCCAACCTGAACCTCTGGCCAAGGCATGAGGGTCATCGTATTTGATGTGGACGAATTTGATGAGATCATGGCAGCAGGCGACATTGTAGAAATACTCAGAGGCAATGTACTTGTCATCCGGTTTGATTGGCATGGGCAAGCCAACGGTTGCCACCGGTAATGGGATTATACTGATGACAGGATGCGTGGCAAACAGGTGGTCAAGAAGGAGAATGCCATGGTGGTTATCAAACCAGCCCAGCGAGGTTGCTCCAACCCTGATCTGGTTGAAGAGGTCATTTCGACCACACAATGGCTTGTCAGCGGGGTCTGACAAGTATGCCCTCCTGGTCGTCCATGCCCGTGTTTCAGACGAGAAGACATGGGCATCAAACCGACAAACATCGTCTTGGAGACTCCACTTGCAGCGGAGGAAGGCCAGGGCGTAGTGCTCGCCGTCGCCGCGGGGCAGGAGGCCAAACTGCTGCCCGCCGAAGTAGGGAAGGCTGGGGTTTGGGAGCAGCCGTAGGGACGGGTGCTTCCCGGCTGTGTAGACGAAGAAGCGGGCGGGGCCCCAGTACTGGAGGCTGAAGAGGACGAAGGCGTCCTCGGCGCAGACGAGCCAGGCCTCGTACTCGCGATTGATGCCGGGGCAGTTGACGGAGAAGTGGGAGATGCCCGGCGGGTGGACGAGCCAGAAGGATACCTCCACGGCCTGGCCGTCCTCGGTGCGGCACCCGGCGGTGGTCGCGTTCCGGTCCGCCGATACGCGCGCCGTCTTGCAGAGGATGGCCGAGTCGGGGAACCCGGGgggcggcggggtgggggggtTGAAGGGCAAGGTGGGGAGCGCCATGGATGTGGAGGCTAGGGCAGGATTTGGGGATTAGGTTGCGTTTTGAACACGGAGTCGGTCGAGTCGGGGAAGAGGATGGTGGTGGCGCGACTTGGAGTACGGGTAAGGGGGGATTGGCAGCAGCGAGTCGTCGGGGGAGATAGAAGAGGCAGGGGcggatcgccgccgccgccgatgtGGGGCAGGCGCGTGGAGGGGTGGTGAGAGGACAAAGAGGATCCGTCTCGTCTGCTCGACACagattttacttttactttctttTTGATTTGGTTTGGTTTGAGGCTAAACACGATCCGCTCTGCtataaataataataacaatactAAATTTATCGATAACACACACAGTTAATCGGAATACAATTTCATTTTCGAAACTTAATCGGAATACAATTGAGATCAGGGGCAGCGGCCGGGCGTCCCTGGTATGGACACGTGTGGTTAGTTGGTTGAGAAATAAAAAATTACAACCCATACTGACGGGCAAAATTGATAAAAATGACCCCTTGAACGAAAGAACTCACGAAGTGAACCCTAACGCGAAAGATTTCACGCGTCTGATCCTTTTGTGTGgcgtccgacacctaggcgccacactacactgtgtgatgcCTAAGCCGTCGGCGCCACACGCCCTgaccacctggcagagagggcccaccccccccacgcagtgtgacgcctaagcctcaggcgtcacacattgtaatgtgtggcgccgaacgcttaggcgtcacacattgacttatacaaccacgggccagccccctccccaccccctcctcattcccctcccccattCAAACCGGCGGCGGCTCGCTCTACTCCAAGTCCGAatcccctccccaccccccttcagatctggtgatttcttccgtggattgatcccccaaggttgGCTACGAGGTAATCTCTTCTGTTTCTCATCTCTCTATGAGGTTGATCCCCCGACGTTGGCTAGATTGATATGAGTAGATGAgtagattgatatgagtagttaggatatgagtagattcaaatgagtagttaggatatgagtggattcatatgagtagttaggatatgagtaatatgtagatgagtggattagtagatgagtttttttttttgaatatgagtttttttgtgatttgtaggatggtgtggcttttgaatgatgtttatgacgttgaacaccggaCCTATTTGATGTCGGAGAAGAAAATGGTAAGTAGATCATATGATAAAAAATCATGTATTTAATAAGATGAAAATGTAATGATATCACTCACTCCtatctgtttgcaggagcttatgCCCTTGAAGACCCGGTCTCACAGGGcatcgactgttgtcgtgggtataagcccgacagtagatgtgtagggtacgaaaggatgggcagagtcttagctacaacgaggttgtatgagttcaggcccctctacggtggtggtaatagccctacgtctcagtgctcttgggagcttgttgtcgagtggaatatggattacagtgaattgctaacccctgcaccagtggggaagggcggcttatatagagtgtgatgcccttcacaacggttcggtgcacaagggtggagtagtggcgaataaatgcctacgttacaggtaatgtatgtcttaaatgctaataaaggcacagggaaacgtacgaccgtttccctccacgggggttacgatgcacagagtggaatccagtcggttagtttgatacactccgaatgctcgtctccgactggatggtggaggattcgttaccgactggatgatggaaagtccttagttcagtcggaactgactaagggccttatcccttatgaagggtagtccttgggtgggacttatagggcaggcctatgaccctaccctaggactataaccccatcattagtcctcgaatggattggggttggaacggcgaagcgatgcttggagtacggatgcgactttggcgttgcttgcctcgatccattttatcttctttgaccaacgatccgagtggatgaATTTGCGAAACGAACTAtcggggaccgagtgcttccgtgctatcttttgacgtgaccagtcaactaacagcggcggattttctgggatcctcaaatttcggtcgccgcgcgctcagcggggatgacgacatcgcactCGAGTAGTacatgacgcctcgattcccgcgccttcatcttctccactgatatcgccgcgaccggtcgggggataagatttcggggccacttgctagtgactcggtcggaaccttatttaaacctctgcggcgagggttttttcgttacactcgtcggataacttgcatttgctccgcttctctcgccatcccctccgcatcccaagcttcttccctctccttctccctcgcgaattcgtagcctccgccatgacaaaggggcagactagcaagctagaggcgtggaagaagaaggggaaggcggcggctcctgctcagcgaaggcagcgagcgctaccggcggggtggatccagggggatttccttccctccacggtgacggaggagaaattgctggagttggtggagcacggaatgattgcgcacaagtcgtggaggttgccggaggagggcgagaccgagccggcgccccgggagggggagcgtgtcttgctgctcagccacgtgcaccgaggtttcactgtgcctcctcatccctttttCAAAggtattatgaaccacttcggggcgcagctccaccatttctcCCCAaacgccatagctcatctctctgccttcgtcgtgttgtgcgaatgtttcatcggctgtcctccccattgggggcttttcaaacacatcttctctgctagatcccaaactatcaaacgactaaaccagtcggatgataaaactcacctcctccaaaagaagagtaaaagtagctatcccgctcttcagttgagtgaatctgttaggaactggcagtcgacatggttctactgccaggacgttgcatgcccgaatgccacaactggactgcctccctttagcttagaccgaccggctccgcctaagaAGGTcatgctcacgaaggcggagaagatctatatccagcctctggtcgatgcgcttgtagatgtcgtccgaaggggagtcaccggcatagatttgctagaggttttcctgggtcggtgtatccagcccctgcaagctcgacaccacgccatgtggcactacacggggcctgaggactccactcggactaatgtcgagtgcgtgactggggagatggtggcgtcgtgggtcctcaacatcacgggCGCGTGCGAAAACCCCAGaggggcccggcgagtgaaggccttccgcgcggacaaccctcctccgaatgaggtgagtaaaacttgtcgagtgcatccaattgtcttagatttatcgctttttcttgttttACCAACTGACgtatgatgttgtcgactgtatcttgtgcagacgtggaccaactggttctctcctgtctcaaacgggaatccggccgaggaggaggaaggcagccaggagggcagcatggagagcgtcgagtacgtctccgacagtggggagacggaggaggagtccgaagaagaagaggaggaagatgaagagcagaaCTCTCCACCCCCATCGCCAAAGCTTCGAACCAAACGTCGTCATGAACCTGcggctccttcggcccctccagcatcctcgagtgccccgccagccgctcctgtggttccgagcgccttgccaaccgttcccgtggttccgagtgctcggaccaccaagaggaccagggacgctgctgccgagcctgcgggtcagccctctaaggtggccaaaccgagtggatctaagcctcggaaggctttgccgcggatgagggtcacagttccggttacctcaacgtaagtgcattgttcttctatcttctttcagtatttgatcgagctcctgcttattggtcgaatggatttcactcgacagagttgccacctctgctacctctccgacacgccagggggacgatcccatggacatggacaacgttgccacatctcagccaggtgcgtcgtagcgattcTGAGAGTCTACGTTATTgcgtcacgaattctgtctttggtcttttcTTTTTCCTGTCGTCTCATGCCCttcggtcgggtttctctcaggggtgatttatgtggaggagggcgaccagaggaggtctgagcaagctacggtgcgtgtccttgaggctgttccgccggttactactctcgccatggacgcgccgccgactgaggcgatgtcgtcgactgaaacggcgctgattgctgctgaaccgactggagcaggccttgggatgcccaaggagcctcctacgatgccaggcccgtcgactgtcgagtatAACGTCcaacacctcccggaagatcaagtgggagctgccaagcgagccatggtgcaggcgaagctgatggcgggagaggccaagaaagcgtacgactccatcgcgtccgtgtacaagcgaagcttggaactgcgggacaatatccgagtaagtgggctagtaagtatttactttcctcctgtaacccactgggtgtttgatcaatgcactcggatattgtatgattgttttgcaatgggttcactcttagtgaacccagtgggtgtagtccccgagacttctgtcgagtgcttgcaccgatagttgtctttatacacatgttctttaacttgatcagatcaaaaactaatctgttcgaatgttagcagtgggggcattccgagtgcacctactggatgagtccccgagagtaattttactcaggtcgggtagtagtaacctcataggcttatttgctgtcatgtatctcaatagggcggacctgtttgagcttcatgtcagtggagtcactcttagtgaacctactgggtgtagtcctcgagaccgctgtcgactgcttgcgtcggcatggGTATGAAGAAGTTAGAatgtttattgttgtccttgttgaatttgtctggtcGTCTCTTGGTCGTTGTCTTGCAGAAAACTTACGAGATGggagcagcgtacgagactctaagGGCTGAAACGGTGCAGTTTgctggggaactggatgcagcaatggttgccTTGGTTGGTATGAAGGATGTCCTGGCTGAACgggaaaagtccttggaggaggcccgtgaggcaaacaaggcgttgactgctgaagtggataaaatggggaaacaaaggaccgagttgatggggcagatgaaagtgttgaacaggcggtgcatagcacaggaaaattatgtcagtgactgggcccggaagatgatagcgcttctcggtggtaagttctgtttttccgagtgcttgtggactgtgcatttcattctgcgatgactgtttgctcgtcctgtctctgcagatttttgcatggacgctgaggttgaagcagccgacgtcgagcggtcgattcttgcgaacgttccactcggcgaggatgccagtcgagatatgctccgagcgcacattctccTGGGCAAGgtggggcctttcatcggtcgactgagagaggtcgtcggccgaatcgacaaggagctttggccggaagacgagtcgcggcacgagatggaaggcttgatgactcggctggaggaggtcccgaaccgagtgcaggcgtggaagaagtctgcggctcgctgtggtgcggacgtcgctctgtcgctggtccgagtgcactgcaaggaggctcgcgaagagaagctgaaggcgttgcaggtcgccaacacgaaaaagcttcggttcgaagacttcatggagaccttccttgagagcgccactcgcatcgtcgacgggatcgacctcgacacattcgtggagcctgccagtcccatcgctagtcctgacgacgtttaagaaaacttttccctcggtatgccgagtgttggttgtaagaaactttggccactactgttggccgtcacattcgtggttcggtgtggataagcttgatctacaccgagccaactatccttaggtgaactttgaatttgaatcgaatctttttctcttcttttgccaaagagttgttgatacgattttggctcgtggtttttgtttggcgtttcttggtgaagccaatggcaaacatgcggagcatgtaattgtcagttgtcttgacatctgcatgagcctcaccgagggtctgctgagtctccaagtggatctgtaggatacactcgaaggcaatagagtacttaggcgattcgggatcgcggctaagtcttcgagtgcgattgtcaggtcgtactcggagcgagttgttactcatgtaattgtcagttgtcttgacatctgcatgagcctcaccgagggtctgctgagtctcagagtggatctgtaggatacaatcgaaggcaatagagtacttaggcgattcgggatcgcggctaagtcttcgagtgcgattgccaggtcgtactcggagcgagttgttactcatgtaattgtcagtggtcttgacatctacatgagcctcaatgaggttctgctactcatgtaattgtcagtggtcttgacatctacatgagcctcaatgaggttctactactcatgtaattgtcagtggtcttgacatctacatgagcctcaatgaggttctgctactcatgtaattgtcagtggtcttgacatctacatgagcctcaatgaggttctactactcatgtaattgtcagtggtcttgacatctacatgagcctcaatgaggttctgctactcatgtaattgtcagtggtcttgacatctacatgagccacaatgagggtctgctaagcctccgagtggatctgtgagatacactcgaaggaagctttctatttaagcgattGTCGATCGTAGacaagtccccgagcgcgacgttaagtgcacactcggagaaagtgcgtacttaggcgattcttgatcgcaactaagtccccgagtgtgacgtttagtgcacactcggagaatgttaatacttaggcgattctggatcgcagctaagtccccgagtgcgatgtttagtgcacactcggagaatgttaatacttaggcgattctggatcgcagctaagtccccgagtgcgacgtttagtgcacactcggagaatgttaatacttaggtgattctggatcgcagctaagtccccaagtgcgacgtttagtgcacactcggagaaagttaatacttaggcgattcgtgatcgcagctaagtccccgagtgcgacgtttggtgcacactcggagaaagttaatacttaggcgattctggatcgcggctaagtccccgagtgcgacgtttggtgcacactcggagaaagttaatacttaggcgattctggatcgcagctaagtccacgagtgcgacgtttagtgcacactcggagaaagttaatacttaggcgattcgtgatcgcagctaagtccccgagtgcgacgtttggtgcacactcggagaaagttaatacttaggcgattctgaatcgcagctaagttcccgagtgcgacgtttggtgcacactcggagcaagttaatacttaggcgattctggatcgcggctaagtctttttttttagaccggagtctgcgaccgcggaagaattttgaatctgcaaaaactcaatctgctttctaTTATTTcactgatacttgttctttacattgcttcagtcgacggtcacgtgtagaagcgcttcaggagatctccgttccatgctcgcggctcatccgtttccctgtcgatgttgtagagtcggtatgctccgttgttcagcaccttggagatgatgaagggtccttcccaggcgggagccaacttacgAGGTctgtgctgatccactcggagcaccaggtcgcctgcttggaatgtacgactcctgacatgtcgcgcgtgaaaacgccgcagatcttgttgataaatggttgagcgagtcagtgccatctcgcgctcctcttctagaagatacactccatcttgccttgcttgttctgc encodes:
- the LOC123433671 gene encoding uncharacterized protein LOC123433671 → MALPTLPFNPPTPPPPGFPDSAILCKTARVSADRNATTAGCRTEDGQAVEVSFWLVHPPGISHFSVNCPGINREYEAWLVCAEDAFVLFSLQYWGPARFFVYTAGKHPSLRLLPNPSLPYFGGQQFGLLPRGDGEHYALAFLRCKWSLQDDVCRFDAHVFSSETRAWTTRRAYLSDPADKPLCGRNDLFNQIRVGATSLGWFDNHHGILLLDHLFATHPVISIIPLPVATVGLPMPIKPDDKYIASEYFYNVACCHDLIKFVHIKYDDPHALARGSGWKATMWNMNVSGKNWCKGYTVDVDEISVDKSFSAKLPELWDDETQQLQLKKLMFHGPILSTLNDDLLYMMAKVKHDDDTAWTIAIDMKHAALKALAKFSVGPNQQLLTTACFSCVFPKYLNIPPGAEMYDPLEMHFKRMSLVQFVMQVQRTREWFRELDLFLDCDLPTYKESKPLLTECCPVSSLCVHIRALLKYATCTDEASNNMQHLLRAFEGFDMLLTESFNEQASDETLRSKIIVALPILDNLLHSMLPTVVPEGRCQGGVGIFEQYEKSGYTKKGHQSCGSTADKVCYSKKRNRAKKRTHKQQQEISKPNYFGGNVALNRWWYLGGYMLMSIGMLALCWMILTTLEVWTEPASSNLTLRSFGTKLSVIYKYYTDTWSEDGRSCRRC